From the Bacteroidota bacterium genome, the window TCTGCGCGAATCCATCTGATAGTTTTAAAATGATACTGAAAAATTGCAGCCGATAAAAGTAAGAAATAATAAGCGCAACCAAGTGTTAGCAGAAGTGAAAAACACTCTGTGTGATAAACTTATATTTGTTGGCACATGAAGAATCTCTTCCGAATTCTCAAATATATCCGACCCTATTCGGGTTATGCCGGATTAAATATGGTGTTTAATATCCTCACGGTATTCTTCTCTCTCTTTTCGGTGGTGATGATTATTCCATTCCTTCAGTTGCTGTTTGAAAAGGTGCAAAATACCGCAGCACCTGAATTTCGCTTTGATGGCTCCTATTTTATGGACTACCTGAAATACATATTAAGTGCGCAGATTCAACAGCATGGTCAGGCAGCAGCACTCATAAAATTCTGTATAGCAGTAGCCGTCTTGTTTTTCTTCAAAAATATTTCCCGCTTTCTGGCAGTCTATTTTCTAGCTCCTATCCGTAGCGGTGCGGTACGCGACCTGCGGCAGGATTTATATTCCAAATTGCTGATACTCCCTCTGTCCTTTTATTCTAAAAGAAAAAGGGGGATATGATTTCACGAGTCACCGAAGATGTAAAGGAGGTAGAAACCAGTATCATCAGCTTCATCGAAGTCACGGTTCGCGAACCGTTGAATATTCTGATTTATCTGGCGGCTTTGCTTTTGCTTAGCCCTAAGTTGACCGCCTTTGTCTTTATAATGCTGCTGTTTACGGGGTTCATTATTGGCCGGGTAGGAAAAAGTCTCAAGCGACAATCCTCTGAAGCACAGGCTACGAGTGGACTACTTTTTTCTGTGGTGGAGGAAACCCTTTCAGGCTTGCGTGTGATTTATGCGTTTAATGCAGAAGATTTTATGCGAAATCAGTTTGCGCGGATCAATAACTCTTTATTTGGTTTGAATCGGCGTATCCTGACTCGCCGAGAGTTATCTTCTCCGCTCACTGAATTTCTCGCGATGTGTGTCGTTTGCAGTGTCCTGTATTTCGGGGGGATGCTGGTTTTAAAGCATGAGGGTCTCGAAGCTGAGACTTTCATTGGCTTCATGGTATTGTTTGCCAGTTGATTCCTCCGGCCAAAAATTTCTCCTCTGCGTTCTATAATATCCGTAAAGGGCTAGCCTCCGCCCAAAGAATCTTTGAAGTTATAGATGCTCAGGATGAAATTCCCCAAAAGGCGAACGCTACTCCTATTCAAGAACTTAAACAGAGTATAGAATATCAGGGCGTAGGTTTTTCATACTACAACTACGATAACAAAAAGATATTAGACAACATTTCCCTGAAAATTGAAAAGGGCAAAGTGGTAGCACTGGTCGGGCAGTCAGGTGCAGGAAAAACCACTCTGGTGGACCTGCTCGCCCGGTTTCACGATGTGAGCGATGGGAAGATTATGATAGATGACATAGATATTAGGAACTTTAAACTTCACGAGTTACGAAATCTATTCGGCATGGTGTCGCAGGAATCTATCTTGTTTAATGACACCGTCTTCAACAATATCACCTTTGGCATGCAAGATGTAACCCGGCAACAGGTAGAAGATGCGGCAAAAATTGCCAATGCACATGAATTCATTTCCCGGCTAGAACATGGCTATGATTCTATTATAGGCGACCGCGGTGGAAAATTAAGCGGTGGAGAAAAACAACGGCTGACCATTGCTCGCGCTGTATTAAAAAATCCTCCTATCCTGATTTTGGATGAAGCAACATCCTCTCTTGATTCCAATTCAGAAAGATTAGTTCAGGATGCCTTGGTAAAATTGATGAAAGGCCGGACCACTATTGTTATTGCTCACCGCTTGTCCACCATACAGCATGCCGATGAAATTATCGTGATGAAAGACGGGACCATTGCCGAGCGGGGAAATCATATCAGCCTGATGGCGAAGAATGGAATTTATAAACGACTGGTAGAGTTGCAAGTATTCTGAACCGGATCTTTAGGAATCGCGCTCTATGATTTGCAGATTGACCAATTCAACAATTTTGTCCGAGGCCTTTAAAATCTTGACGCGAAACTGATCTAAATTAAGCGACGCACCTGCGTCTGGTATGTCTTCTACTCCTCCTACAATATAGCCCGAGAGAGTAGTATATTCTCCTTCCGGAATTTTAAGATCATATTTTTCGTTGAGATAGTCCACTTCAATTCTTCCGGAAAAAACATACTCCGATTCAGAAATTTTTTTCTCTGTCAACCGCTCTACATCATGTTCATCCTCAATCTCGCCAAAAATTTCTTCCATCAAGTCTTCAAGCGTGATGATGCCGGCCGTTCCACCATATTCATCTACCACCCAAGCAATATTCTTTTTGTCGCGGATAAACTGTAGCATTAAATCACGCGCCGTCATACTTTCGGGGATGACCGGCAAACTTCGTACTGCCTGTTTGATTGTAGCGGGATTTTTAAGCAGGTCAAAATGATGGATGTATCCGATTATCTTATCTATAGTCTCCTGATAAACAATTAGGCGCGAGAGTTTAGAGTCTAAAAACTTTTTTTTCAGATCGTCAATTCCTTCGCTCACATCCATCCCTTGGATTTCCAACCGAGGCACCATGCAGTTCCGCACCTTGATTTCTTTCAGATAAAGGGCCTTCTCAAAAATATCTGTGTTGAGATGGTCGGTCTCTACATCACCTTCAAATTCGCTAACGGCAGTTTCTTTCACCAAATATTCCAAATCTTCTTTGGTAAACACTTGCTGGCTTTCCACCAGTTCCACGCCAACCACTTTATGAATCATCCAGCCAGAAATAACATGAAATAAATTGGAAAGTGGTTTCAACGGGACATAAAAAATATATTTTGTGGGGTACGCAAACCACAGCAGAAGTTGATCCGAATTTACCCGAAAAAGAATTTTAGGAGTCAGTTCACCGAAGATCAGTACAACAAAAGTGGTGACCATGGTTTGAATCACAAGTAGCCACAAGTCACTAAGTGCCAGACCAAAGTGATTTAGAAAAAAAGTGGCGTCCAGCAATCGAGCAATAAGGGAACCAAAAATAACGAGCATAACGTTTAGTCCGATCAGCATGGAACTGATAAACTTAGACGCATTATTAGCAAACTCTGAAACGATTTTCGCACTCCCCGAACCTTTTTCCTTCAACAATTCAATCCGAAACCGATTGGCTGAAACAAAGGCGATTTCGATTCCCGAAAAAAAAGCAATCAGGACAAGCGAGAGAATTAAGGCAAAAATCTGCATAGATTTCGAAAGTCAAAATAAGAAAAAAATATTACTCCGGCCAATGAGCCGGACAGCTAATTTTCCCCTTCCTCTTCCTTGTCAAATATTTTTTCTTTGAATTTCCGCTGTCCCCGTACATTGAACCAAATCAATAAACAGAACATAGCGCAAAAAAATGGAAAGTACACGTGGTTATCAGCAAGGGTTCCTATCCGTATCAGGTTATATATTGCTAAGGCCAACGCGCAAACTGCGGCGATAATCCAAGCTTTTTCCAGATATTGTAAAATCTTCATTGTGTGAAGGTAAATTTTTAAAGCTATCCGGTCTAAATGTTCCGGTTCAACCCGTTCGCCCATTTGGGTAGCATAATCAAGCCGAGCAATAGATAAATATAGTAGGTATAAATACGCCAAATGAGCGCAATCGCTACGCCCAAACCCACCGGCATAAAATCGCAGTTTAGTGCAAGGAAAGAAATCTCCGCCAATCCACTGGCACCGGGTGTAGCGGGAATCACCAGAAAAATCCAGAGAACATATTGGCGGGCGAAAACTTCTAAGACGGGTACCGCTTCTTGTGCAAAGGCGAAAAAAAGTGCTGCGGGAAGAATATAACGTGCAGACCAGTTGAGCAGGGTAGCGAAGAATATTTTTATCCAGAATCCAATAGGTTCATTCTTGTACTCGCGCGAAGTATTTTCTATTTCATCACCTAGATGGATCAGTCCCTTGCTGAATCTTTTCAAAAAACTCAGTCGGGCAATTTGATGAAAAAATCTTTTGGCAGAATGAGGCAAAATGAACAACGAAAAAGCAAGAAACAGGCAAAGTGAAAACATCAACACATATCCAATCCATGCCTTATCCGCCAAACTCCGAATGCCCTGCAAAATTTCATGACCGGCCAAGTCGGGGCAATAGCCCGGCAGCACCAGCATTTGATGACCGATGATGTAGTAGAGAATAGAAAAGACCAACACAAAAGAAAGGTTATCCAAAAAGGAATTGAGCATCAGCACCGCCGTGCTGCGACCGTAACTCAACCCACTTTTTTTCAAGATATAAAGGACAAAAGCTCCCTCGCTCAGTTTCGGGGTAACGGCAGCACTAAACTCCCACATCACGACAGTTTCAAATGTCTTGTACCACGAAAGGCGGTTACCGGTGCTGAGCCTCAACTTAAACATAAAAGCAAAACCCCGAATGACAATAATGAGTGCCGCTAAAGAAAGTCCCAAAAATAATTTGCCTGATAGTTCTACTCTGGCCAACGCCGAGGGATGAAAATTCGTGATAATGAGATAGGCAGAGGCCGATACCCCGATAAGTATCGGAATAATCAGTCGGGATAGTTTAAAAGATGGTGTGTTTTCTGCCTCGGACATGTACTAAATCAAGTCGCGAAATAGATAATATCTACGGGATATTTTAGATTCAGGGAAGATGGTCCCTTGTTTAGGCTCCTTCCATCATCCTCGCCACATATTTTCCGATGATGTCAAACTCAAGGTTCACTAGTGAACCGATTTTGACATGCTTAATATTAGTGTGATTATAGGTATAAGGAATAATAGCGACTTTGAAGGTATTGCGAGAAGCATCAAAGGCGGTGAGACTGATACCATTGATACAAATAGAACCTTTCTCCACTACCAGATTCTGCACAGAAGGCAGGTATTTGAATTGATATATCCAACTTCCATTTTGATTTTCTACCGCCAAACATTCTCCGCACTGGTCAACGTGTCCCTGCACAATATGCCCGTCTAAACGTTCACCTACTTTAGTACAGCGTTCCAGATTCAAGTTGTCACCAATTTTTA encodes:
- a CDS encoding riboflavin synthase; translated protein: MFTGIIEVIGKVIHLEKAGSNVDLIIESPISEELKIDQSVSHNGVCLTVVEVKGRTHRVTAIDETLRKSNLGTLKIGDNLNLERCTKVGERLDGHIVQGHVDQCGECLAVENQNGSWIYQFKYLPSVQNLVVEKGSICINGISLTAFDASRNTFKVAIIPYTYNHTNIKHVKIGSLVNLEFDIIGKYVARMMEGA
- a CDS encoding HlyC/CorC family transporter, coding for MQIFALILSLVLIAFFSGIEIAFVSANRFRIELLKEKGSGSAKIVSEFANNASKFISSMLIGLNVMLVIFGSLIARLLDATFFLNHFGLALSDLWLLVIQTMVTTFVVLIFGELTPKILFRVNSDQLLLWFAYPTKYIFYVPLKPLSNLFHVISGWMIHKVVGVELVESQQVFTKEDLEYLVKETAVSEFEGDVETDHLNTDIFEKALYLKEIKVRNCMVPRLEIQGMDVSEGIDDLKKKFLDSKLSRLIVYQETIDKIIGYIHHFDLLKNPATIKQAVRSLPVIPESMTARDLMLQFIRDKKNIAWVVDEYGGTAGIITLEDLMEEIFGEIEDEHDVERLTEKKISESEYVFSGRIEVDYLNEKYDLKIPEGEYTTLSGYIVGGVEDIPDAGASLNLDQFRVKILKASDKIVELVNLQIIERDS
- a CDS encoding flippase-like domain-containing protein; the encoded protein is MSEAENTPSFKLSRLIIPILIGVSASAYLIITNFHPSALARVELSGKLFLGLSLAALIIVIRGFAFMFKLRLSTGNRLSWYKTFETVVMWEFSAAVTPKLSEGAFVLYILKKSGLSYGRSTAVLMLNSFLDNLSFVLVFSILYYIIGHQMLVLPGYCPDLAGHEILQGIRSLADKAWIGYVLMFSLCLFLAFSLFILPHSAKRFFHQIARLSFLKRFSKGLIHLGDEIENTSREYKNEPIGFWIKIFFATLLNWSARYILPAALFFAFAQEAVPVLEVFARQYVLWIFLVIPATPGASGLAEISFLALNCDFMPVGLGVAIALIWRIYTYYIYLLLGLIMLPKWANGLNRNI